In Streptomyces sclerotialus, one genomic interval encodes:
- the gatC gene encoding Asp-tRNA(Asn)/Glu-tRNA(Gln) amidotransferase subunit GatC, whose protein sequence is MPGITREEVAHLARLARLELKDEELDHFAGQLDDIIGAVARVSEVADQDVPPTSHPLPLTNVMRADEVRPSLTPEQALSGAPAQEQQRFKVPQILGEE, encoded by the coding sequence ATGCCTGGCATCACGCGCGAGGAGGTCGCCCACCTCGCACGGCTGGCACGTCTGGAGCTGAAGGACGAAGAGCTCGACCACTTCGCCGGACAGCTCGACGACATCATCGGCGCGGTAGCCCGCGTCTCCGAGGTCGCCGACCAAGACGTTCCGCCGACCTCCCACCCGCTGCCCCTGACGAATGTCATGCGGGCGGACGAGGTGCGCCCGTCGCTCACCCCCGAGCAGGCGCTCTCCGGCGCCCCCGCCCAGGAGCAGCAGCGATTCAAGGTGCCGCAGATTCTGGGGGAGGAGTGA
- a CDS encoding DUF5685 family protein yields MFGIVRPCTHRLTEGLKAEWMAHLCGLCLALRNDHGQFARVVTNYDGLIVSVLTDAQAGRATAERRTAGPCPLRGMRTASVARGEGARLAASVSLVLASAKIRDHVTDRNGLLRRRPVAAAARRIAAGWDRAGARTGSTLGFDTAVLVDAVDRQPGIERLAGPGTPLTVITEPTETATAAAFAHTAVLAGRPGNAEPLAEAGRLFGRLAHLLDAVEDRAADAAEGAWNPLTATGTGLGQARRLCDDALHGIRLALRDVDFADARLVHLLLVHELRRSVDRAFGTTACRHTGHETAQLDDHAAALGQPSPYGPYGQGQQPLNAPQYPHGGGHGGHHGGADGAGWSGGSGGDGSGGGSSQGAQGPQEPYRPKKPRGFFAGCAAFIGLCCTCRLCCADEYEGPWSRKNRKGCLNDCCDGCQCCQCCEVCECCECCDCGC; encoded by the coding sequence ATGTTCGGAATCGTCAGGCCCTGCACGCATCGCCTGACCGAAGGGCTCAAAGCGGAGTGGATGGCCCATCTGTGCGGGCTCTGTCTCGCGCTGCGTAACGATCACGGGCAGTTCGCCCGGGTGGTCACGAACTACGACGGCCTGATCGTCTCCGTACTGACGGATGCTCAGGCCGGCCGTGCGACGGCCGAGCGCCGCACCGCGGGCCCGTGCCCGCTCCGCGGCATGCGGACCGCTTCGGTGGCGCGGGGAGAAGGCGCGCGGCTCGCCGCGTCGGTCTCCCTCGTCCTCGCCTCGGCGAAGATACGCGACCATGTCACCGACCGGAACGGACTGCTGCGCCGCCGCCCCGTGGCCGCCGCCGCGCGCAGGATCGCCGCCGGCTGGGACCGGGCCGGGGCGCGCACCGGCAGCACGCTCGGCTTCGACACCGCCGTACTCGTCGACGCGGTCGACCGGCAGCCGGGCATCGAGCGGCTGGCCGGTCCCGGTACGCCGCTGACGGTCATCACCGAGCCGACCGAGACGGCGACCGCCGCGGCCTTCGCCCACACCGCGGTACTGGCGGGCCGGCCCGGCAACGCCGAACCGCTCGCCGAGGCCGGCCGCCTCTTCGGCCGTCTCGCCCACCTCCTCGACGCCGTGGAGGACCGCGCGGCGGACGCCGCGGAGGGCGCCTGGAACCCGCTCACCGCCACGGGCACCGGCCTCGGTCAGGCCCGCCGCCTCTGCGACGACGCGCTGCACGGCATCCGGCTCGCCCTGCGCGATGTCGACTTCGCCGACGCCAGGCTCGTCCACCTCCTGCTCGTCCACGAACTCCGCCGCTCGGTGGACCGCGCCTTCGGCACGACGGCATGCCGCCACACGGGCCACGAGACGGCGCAGCTCGACGACCACGCCGCCGCCCTCGGGCAGCCGTCCCCGTACGGCCCTTACGGCCAGGGGCAGCAGCCGTTGAACGCGCCGCAGTACCCGCACGGCGGCGGCCACGGCGGCCACCACGGAGGGGCCGACGGAGCCGGATGGTCCGGAGGCTCCGGGGGCGACGGCTCGGGCGGGGGATCTTCGCAAGGCGCCCAAGGCCCCCAAGAGCCCTACAGGCCGAAGAAGCCCCGCGGCTTCTTCGCCGGCTGCGCCGCCTTCATCGGTCTCTGCTGCACCTGCCGGCTCTGCTGCGCCGACGAGTACGAGGGCCCCTGGTCCCGCAAGAACCGCAAGGGCTGCCTCAACGACTGCTGCGACGGCTGCCAGTGCTGTCAGTGCTGTGAGGTCTGCGAATGCTGCGAGTGCTGCGACTGCGGCTGCTGA
- the gdhA gene encoding NADP-specific glutamate dehydrogenase, with the protein MVRRNPGEPEFHQAALEVLETLDPVLDARPELADARILERLVEPERQIMFRVPWLDDRGRVQVNRGFRVEFNSALGPYKGGLRFHSSVNLGIVKFLGFEQIFKNALTGLNIGGGKGGSDFDPHGRSDAEVMRFCQSFMTELHRHLGEHTDVPAGDIGVGGREIGYLFGQYRRITNRWEAGVLTGKGLDWGGSRARTEATGYGNVLFTVEMLKQRGEDLDGRQVVVSGSGNVAIYSIEKAQELGANVLTCSDSGGYVVDEKGIDLDLLKQVKEVERGRISEYAERRGASATYVPGGSVWDVPADVALPSATQNELDEDAARALVRNGVKAVSEGANMPTTPGAIAVFREAGVAFGPGKAANAGGVATSALEMQQNAARETWTFERTEGELAAIMRTIHDTCFETAERFGHPGDYVAGANIAGFERVADAMLAQGLI; encoded by the coding sequence CTGGTCCGGCGCAATCCCGGGGAGCCGGAGTTCCACCAGGCCGCGCTGGAGGTCCTGGAGACGCTGGACCCCGTGCTCGACGCGCGTCCCGAGCTGGCCGACGCCCGCATCCTGGAGCGGCTGGTCGAGCCGGAGCGGCAGATCATGTTCCGGGTGCCGTGGCTGGACGACCGCGGCCGGGTGCAGGTCAACCGGGGCTTCCGGGTGGAGTTCAACAGCGCGCTCGGCCCGTACAAGGGCGGCCTGCGCTTCCACTCCTCGGTCAACCTCGGCATCGTGAAGTTCCTCGGGTTCGAGCAGATCTTCAAGAATGCGCTCACCGGATTGAACATCGGCGGCGGCAAGGGCGGCAGCGACTTCGACCCGCACGGCCGGTCCGACGCCGAGGTCATGCGGTTCTGCCAGTCCTTCATGACCGAGCTGCACCGGCACCTCGGGGAGCACACGGACGTCCCCGCCGGTGACATCGGCGTCGGCGGCCGCGAGATCGGCTACCTCTTCGGGCAGTACCGGCGGATCACCAACCGCTGGGAGGCCGGGGTGCTCACCGGCAAGGGCCTGGACTGGGGCGGCTCGCGGGCCCGTACGGAGGCCACCGGCTACGGGAACGTCCTGTTCACCGTGGAGATGCTGAAGCAGCGCGGCGAGGACCTGGACGGCCGGCAGGTCGTGGTCTCCGGCTCCGGCAACGTCGCGATCTACAGCATCGAGAAGGCCCAGGAGCTCGGCGCGAACGTGCTGACCTGCTCGGACTCCGGCGGCTACGTGGTGGACGAGAAGGGGATCGACCTCGATCTGCTGAAGCAGGTCAAGGAGGTCGAGCGCGGGCGGATCAGCGAGTACGCGGAGCGGCGCGGGGCCTCGGCCACGTACGTGCCCGGCGGGTCGGTGTGGGACGTCCCGGCCGACGTGGCGCTGCCCTCGGCCACCCAGAACGAGCTGGACGAGGACGCCGCGCGGGCCCTGGTGCGCAACGGTGTGAAGGCGGTCTCGGAGGGCGCGAACATGCCCACCACGCCGGGCGCGATCGCGGTGTTCCGGGAGGCCGGGGTGGCCTTCGGGCCCGGCAAGGCGGCCAACGCGGGCGGCGTCGCGACGAGCGCCCTGGAGATGCAGCAGAACGCCGCGCGTGAGACGTGGACGTTCGAGCGTACGGAGGGCGAGCTCGCGGCCATCATGCGCACCATCCACGACACCTGCTTCGAGACGGCGGAGCGGTTCGGGCACCCGGGCGACTACGTCGCGGGCGCGAACATCGCCGGGTTCGAGCGGGTCGCGGACGCGATGCTGGCGCAGGGGCTGATCTGA
- a CDS encoding putative bifunctional diguanylate cyclase/phosphodiesterase, which translates to MEPTDSAAPASRLRRLVMPALPAAVVLTAALVLVTGVIMTIGGGAALFPRGAVGWSLAVLTGVIVGHLVAIGRDRWSGGAGSGAALALAVLLLYGWVPATLISLSVVVLVGAARRQRWRQAMVHGAIDVLGLGAAALGLRLCGVAPTVAEPAGVGGWDLSVLPPVLGAALVYLAVTRALMWFLMGSRNGRLPSIARRAVTRQALVGVALVGIAPLIVVVAAHAPLLLPLFAVPLIALDSTLWIARARAEEQLRDPLTGLPNRQWLLERTWSALDDAERVGARAALVLIDLDRFRSVNDTLGHLAGDRLLLQIAERLRHALPRGAEAARLGGDEFAVLLPTADSLTSAQRVARSLVAALGSPLDLDGLTLVLEASAGVAVYPDHALDAEGLLRRADVAMYQAKRDRSGVELYEAKRDGNTPDRLGLLGDLRRALDAGEVELHYQPKVRFDGQVAGLEALVRWVHPDRGRVPPDEFIAIAESSGLMPRLTEYVLETALGQVARWRADGLEVPVAVNVSPRDVHTPGFAGAVAARLARHQVPPGALQLEITEHVLLEDPQRAADTLNGLTGHGVKMSLDDFGTGYSSLVHLRRLPVSELKIDRSFVARLAVDTEDAEIVRCTLDLAHSLGLLVVAEGVEDDETWERLRDLGCDAVQGWLVAAAMPPDETTAWLRAREHHGWRRESEGASSDSSEEVDRPSGQVVK; encoded by the coding sequence ATGGAACCGACCGACAGCGCCGCTCCGGCGTCGCGGCTCCGGCGGCTCGTCATGCCCGCGTTGCCCGCGGCCGTGGTCCTGACGGCCGCCCTGGTGCTCGTGACGGGCGTGATCATGACGATCGGAGGCGGCGCCGCGCTCTTCCCGCGCGGCGCCGTCGGCTGGTCGCTGGCCGTCCTGACCGGAGTCATCGTCGGGCATCTCGTCGCCATCGGCCGGGACCGCTGGTCCGGCGGCGCCGGCTCCGGGGCCGCGCTGGCACTGGCGGTCCTGCTGCTGTACGGCTGGGTGCCCGCGACACTGATCAGCCTGTCCGTCGTCGTCCTGGTCGGGGCGGCGCGCCGGCAGCGCTGGCGACAGGCGATGGTGCACGGCGCGATCGACGTACTGGGCCTGGGCGCCGCCGCGCTGGGCCTCCGGCTGTGCGGGGTCGCGCCCACCGTGGCCGAGCCCGCGGGGGTCGGCGGCTGGGACCTCTCCGTCCTGCCGCCGGTCCTCGGCGCGGCGCTGGTGTACCTCGCGGTCACCCGGGCGCTGATGTGGTTCCTGATGGGTTCGCGCAACGGCCGGCTGCCCTCCATCGCACGCCGCGCGGTGACCCGGCAGGCCCTGGTCGGCGTCGCGCTGGTGGGCATAGCCCCGCTGATCGTGGTGGTCGCCGCGCACGCCCCGCTGCTGCTGCCGCTGTTCGCCGTACCGCTCATCGCGCTGGACTCCACGCTGTGGATCGCCCGGGCGCGCGCCGAGGAGCAGCTGCGCGACCCGCTGACCGGCCTGCCGAACAGACAGTGGCTGCTGGAGCGGACCTGGAGCGCGCTGGACGACGCCGAGCGCGTCGGCGCCCGCGCCGCCCTCGTACTGATCGATCTCGACCGTTTCCGGTCGGTCAACGACACCCTCGGGCACCTCGCGGGGGACCGACTGCTGCTGCAGATCGCCGAGCGGCTGCGGCACGCCCTGCCCCGCGGAGCGGAGGCCGCGCGGCTGGGCGGGGACGAGTTCGCGGTGCTGCTGCCCACCGCCGACTCGCTCACCAGCGCGCAGCGGGTGGCCCGTTCGCTTGTCGCCGCGCTGGGCTCGCCCCTCGACCTGGACGGGCTGACGCTGGTGCTCGAGGCGAGTGCCGGCGTCGCCGTCTATCCGGACCACGCGCTGGACGCGGAGGGCCTGCTGCGCCGCGCGGACGTCGCGATGTACCAGGCCAAGCGGGACCGCAGCGGCGTGGAGCTCTACGAGGCCAAGCGGGACGGCAACACGCCCGACCGGCTCGGCCTCCTCGGCGACCTGCGCCGGGCGCTGGACGCGGGCGAGGTCGAGCTGCACTACCAGCCCAAGGTGCGCTTCGACGGCCAGGTGGCCGGTCTCGAGGCGCTGGTGCGCTGGGTGCACCCGGACCGCGGGAGAGTCCCTCCGGACGAGTTCATCGCCATCGCGGAGTCCTCCGGGCTGATGCCGCGGCTGACCGAGTACGTCCTGGAGACCGCGCTCGGCCAGGTGGCGCGGTGGCGCGCGGACGGTCTCGAGGTCCCGGTCGCGGTGAACGTCTCGCCGCGTGACGTGCACACCCCCGGGTTCGCCGGCGCGGTGGCCGCGCGGCTGGCCCGGCACCAGGTACCGCCGGGCGCGCTCCAGCTGGAGATCACCGAGCACGTGCTGCTGGAGGACCCGCAGCGGGCCGCCGACACGCTGAACGGCCTGACCGGGCACGGCGTGAAGATGTCGCTGGACGACTTCGGCACGGGGTACAGCTCCCTGGTGCACCTGCGGCGGCTGCCCGTCAGCGAGCTGAAGATCGACCGCTCGTTCGTGGCGCGGCTCGCGGTGGACACCGAGGACGCCGAGATCGTCCGCTGCACGCTCGACCTCGCGCACTCCCTCGGGCTGCTCGTCGTCGCCGAGGGCGTCGAGGACGACGAGACCTGGGAGCGGCTGCGGGACCTGGGCTGCGACGCGGTACAGGGCTGGCTGGTGGCGGCCGCGATGCCGCCGGACGAGACGACGGCCTGGCTGCGGGCCCGGGAGCACCACGGCTGGCGGCGCGAGTCGGAAGGCGCGTCCTCCGACTCCTCCGAGGAGGTCGACAGGCCCTCGGGCCAGGTCGTGAAGTAG
- a CDS encoding methionine synthase: MSDKTTNPWGARAATGIGSMPGGDAREAAKTVTGSLERLPYLPELPARGPGADMIGRTAGLLVEVYAHVEPSGWRISDRPGRDTRRARSWLGEDLDALEEFTQGYEGALKISAVGPWTLAAALELRNGEAALSDPGACRDLGASLAEGLRGHLADVRRRVPGARIVLQLDEPSLTAVLRGSVKTASGYRTHRAVDRAVVEGALRDIIDAAGGAQEDGTPVVVHSCAPDVPFALLRRAGATGIACDFSLLTERDDEAIGEAVEGGTTLFAGVVPGTDGPLSDPAGSVMGVRTLWRRLGLNPGTLSESVVITPACGLAGASPEYARKALAHCVRAAGSLADNPE; encoded by the coding sequence GTGAGCGACAAGACCACTAACCCCTGGGGCGCCCGCGCGGCCACCGGTATCGGGTCGATGCCCGGTGGTGACGCGCGGGAGGCCGCGAAGACCGTCACCGGCTCCCTCGAACGGCTGCCGTACCTGCCCGAGCTGCCCGCGCGTGGGCCCGGCGCCGACATGATCGGCCGGACCGCCGGGCTGCTCGTCGAGGTGTACGCGCATGTGGAGCCCAGCGGCTGGCGGATCAGTGACCGGCCCGGCCGTGACACCCGCCGGGCCCGGTCCTGGCTCGGTGAGGACCTCGACGCGCTGGAGGAGTTCACGCAGGGGTACGAGGGCGCGCTGAAGATCTCGGCCGTCGGGCCCTGGACGCTGGCCGCGGCGCTGGAGCTGCGCAACGGCGAGGCCGCGCTGAGCGACCCGGGTGCCTGCCGGGACCTGGGCGCCTCGCTGGCGGAAGGGCTGCGCGGGCACCTCGCGGACGTACGGCGGCGGGTGCCGGGCGCGCGGATCGTGCTCCAGCTGGACGAGCCGTCGCTGACCGCCGTACTGCGCGGCAGCGTGAAGACGGCGAGCGGCTACCGCACCCACCGGGCCGTCGACCGCGCCGTCGTCGAGGGCGCGCTCCGCGACATCATCGACGCGGCGGGCGGCGCGCAGGAGGACGGTACGCCCGTCGTCGTGCACTCCTGCGCCCCCGACGTGCCGTTCGCGCTGCTGCGCCGCGCCGGCGCCACCGGCATCGCGTGCGACTTCTCGCTGCTCACCGAGCGTGACGACGAGGCGATCGGCGAGGCGGTCGAGGGCGGCACGACGCTCTTCGCCGGCGTCGTGCCGGGCACCGACGGCCCATTGTCAGACCCTGCCGGTAGCGTCATGGGTGTCAGGACGTTGTGGCGCAGGCTGGGGCTGAATCCGGGGACTCTCAGCGAGTCCGTGGTGATCACTCCCGCGTGCGGGCTGGCGGGTGCTTCGCCCGAGTATGCCCGTAAGGCGCTCGCCCATTGCGTCCGGGCGGCGGGATCGCTCGCGGACAACCCTGAGTGA
- the ligA gene encoding NAD-dependent DNA ligase LigA: protein MAGEEQTGQAVDDAAGAGVPSEARERHQRLAEQIEEHRFRYYVKDAPIVSDAEFDKLLRSLEALEEEHPPLRTPDSPTQKVAGAYETEFTEVAHRERMLSLDNAFDDEELAAWAERLATELGGDPKSAGYHFLCELKVDGLAVNLTYEHGRLTRAATRGDGRTGEDITPNVRTIAEIPDRLAGDRIPELVEIRGEVFFPMEKFEQLNARLVEDGKPPFANPRNAAAGSLRQKDPKVTATRPLHMVVHGIGAREGFDIDRQSQAYDLLREWGLPTAKHNKVVDSLAGVREFIAYYGDHRHDVEHEIDGVVVKLDEVPLQGRLGATSRAPRWAIAWKYPPEEVNTKLLDIRVGVGRTGRVTPYAVVEPIMVAGSEVEFATLHNQDVVKAKGVFIGDTVVLRKAGDVIPEILGPVVDLRDGSEREFVMPAECPECGTKLQPAKEGDVDLRCPNARSCPAQLRERLFYLAGRKSLDIENFGYVAATALTQPLEPAEPPLKDEGDLFSLSIEQLLPIKSYVLDPDSGLPKRDPKTGEEKVVTFFANQKGEPKKNALAMLENIQAAKERPLARILTGLSIRHVGPVAAQALAMEFRSLDRIREASEEELAAVEGVGGTIAASLKQWFEEEWHRDIVEKWRAAGVRMEEESTGDEGPRPLEGVTVVVTGTLQSHTRDGAKEALQRLGAKVTGSVSKKTGFVVVGDNPGSKYDKAMQLKVPVLDDDGFAVLLEQGPDAARAVAVTPPEEE from the coding sequence GTGGCCGGCGAAGAGCAGACCGGACAGGCGGTGGACGACGCGGCGGGAGCCGGCGTGCCCTCGGAGGCGCGCGAGCGGCACCAGCGGCTCGCGGAGCAGATCGAGGAGCACCGCTTCCGGTATTACGTCAAGGACGCGCCGATCGTCAGCGACGCGGAGTTCGACAAGCTGCTGCGCTCCCTGGAGGCGCTGGAGGAGGAGCATCCGCCGCTGCGGACGCCCGACTCGCCCACCCAGAAGGTCGCGGGCGCTTACGAGACGGAGTTCACGGAGGTCGCCCACCGGGAGCGGATGCTCTCGCTGGACAACGCCTTCGACGACGAGGAGCTGGCGGCCTGGGCGGAGCGGCTGGCGACGGAGCTCGGCGGCGACCCGAAGTCGGCGGGGTACCACTTCCTGTGCGAGCTGAAGGTCGACGGCCTGGCGGTCAACCTCACGTACGAGCACGGCCGGCTGACCCGCGCCGCGACCCGCGGCGACGGCCGCACGGGCGAGGACATCACGCCCAACGTGCGGACGATCGCGGAGATCCCGGACCGGCTGGCGGGCGACCGGATCCCGGAGCTGGTGGAGATCCGCGGCGAGGTCTTCTTCCCGATGGAGAAGTTCGAGCAGCTGAACGCCCGTCTGGTCGAGGACGGCAAACCCCCCTTCGCCAACCCGCGCAACGCCGCGGCCGGTTCGCTGCGCCAGAAGGACCCCAAGGTCACGGCGACCCGCCCGCTGCACATGGTGGTGCACGGCATCGGCGCCCGTGAGGGCTTCGACATCGACCGCCAGTCGCAGGCGTACGACCTGCTGCGCGAGTGGGGCCTGCCGACCGCCAAGCACAACAAGGTCGTCGACTCGCTCGCCGGCGTGCGGGAGTTCATCGCGTACTACGGCGACCACCGGCACGACGTCGAGCACGAGATCGACGGCGTCGTGGTCAAGCTCGACGAGGTCCCGCTGCAGGGCCGGCTCGGCGCGACCTCGCGCGCCCCGCGCTGGGCCATCGCGTGGAAGTACCCCCCGGAGGAGGTCAACACCAAGCTGCTGGACATCCGGGTGGGTGTCGGGCGGACGGGCCGGGTGACGCCGTACGCCGTCGTGGAGCCGATCATGGTGGCCGGCTCCGAGGTCGAGTTCGCCACGCTGCACAACCAGGACGTGGTCAAGGCCAAGGGCGTCTTCATCGGTGACACGGTCGTGCTGCGCAAGGCGGGCGACGTGATCCCCGAGATCCTGGGGCCGGTGGTGGACCTGCGGGACGGCAGCGAGCGGGAGTTCGTGATGCCGGCCGAGTGCCCGGAGTGCGGGACGAAACTGCAGCCCGCCAAGGAGGGCGACGTCGACCTGCGCTGCCCGAATGCGCGGAGCTGCCCCGCGCAGCTGCGCGAGCGGCTCTTCTACCTCGCGGGCCGCAAGAGCCTGGACATCGAGAACTTCGGCTATGTCGCGGCGACGGCGCTGACCCAGCCGCTGGAGCCGGCCGAGCCGCCGCTGAAGGACGAGGGCGACCTCTTCAGCCTCTCCATCGAGCAGCTGCTGCCCATCAAGTCCTACGTCCTGGACCCGGACAGCGGGCTGCCCAAGCGGGATCCGAAGACCGGCGAGGAGAAGGTCGTCACGTTCTTCGCCAACCAGAAGGGCGAGCCGAAGAAGAACGCCCTGGCGATGCTGGAGAACATCCAGGCCGCCAAGGAGCGCCCGCTGGCCCGCATCCTGACGGGCCTTTCGATCCGGCACGTGGGCCCGGTCGCGGCGCAGGCGCTGGCCATGGAGTTCCGTTCGCTGGACCGGATCCGGGAGGCGAGCGAGGAGGAACTGGCCGCGGTCGAGGGCGTCGGGGGCACCATCGCCGCCTCGCTGAAGCAGTGGTTCGAGGAGGAGTGGCACCGCGACATCGTGGAGAAGTGGCGGGCCGCCGGGGTCCGGATGGAGGAGGAAAGCACCGGGGACGAAGGCCCGAGGCCGCTGGAGGGCGTCACCGTCGTCGTAACGGGAACACTTCAATCACACACCAGAGACGGCGCGAAGGAAGCGCTGCAACGCCTTGGTGCGAAGGTGACCGGTTCTGTCTCGAAGAAGACCGGTTTCGTCGTCGTAGGCGACAATCCTGGTTCGAAATATGACAAGGCTATGCAGTTGAAGGTGCCCGTGCTGGATGATGACGGATTCGCGGTGCTGCTCGAACAGGGCCCCGATGCCGCGCGAGCGGTAGCTGTCACACCTCCGGAGGAGGAGTGA
- a CDS encoding SDR family oxidoreductase → MGTHLITGAGSGIGTAVARRLADRGEELWLLARDAGRAKELAEQFPGARTVVGDLGVPEKLAWALGHQTLPDRLDSVLHIAGVVELGAVADLPAKSWQRQLTANLVAPAELTRLFLPQLRLAQGHVVFVNSGAGLRANPQWGAYAASKHGLKALADALRAEEHDNGVRVTSVYPGRTATAMQESVHQQEGKAYDASRWIDPESIATTVLTALDLPRDAEITDLSVRPGS, encoded by the coding sequence ATGGGTACGCACTTGATCACCGGCGCAGGATCGGGCATCGGGACGGCGGTCGCGCGGCGGCTGGCCGACCGCGGCGAGGAACTGTGGCTGCTGGCCCGGGACGCGGGCCGCGCCAAGGAGCTGGCCGAGCAGTTCCCCGGGGCCCGCACGGTCGTCGGTGACCTCGGCGTCCCCGAGAAGCTCGCCTGGGCGCTCGGCCACCAGACGCTGCCGGACCGGCTGGACTCCGTCCTGCACATCGCGGGCGTCGTCGAGCTCGGCGCGGTCGCCGACCTGCCCGCCAAGAGCTGGCAGCGGCAGCTGACCGCCAACCTGGTCGCGCCGGCCGAGCTGACCCGGCTCTTCCTGCCGCAGCTGCGGCTCGCGCAGGGCCATGTGGTCTTCGTCAACTCCGGGGCCGGACTGCGCGCGAACCCGCAGTGGGGCGCGTACGCGGCCAGCAAGCACGGCCTGAAGGCGCTGGCGGACGCGCTGCGCGCCGAGGAGCACGACAACGGGGTGCGCGTCACCTCCGTGTACCCCGGGCGTACCGCGACCGCCATGCAGGAGAGCGTGCACCAGCAGGAGGGCAAGGCGTACGACGCCTCCCGCTGGATCGACCCGGAGTCGATCGCGACGACGGTCCTCACGGCCCTCGACCTGCCCAGGGACGCCGAGATTACCGACCTGTCGGTACGGCCGGGCAGCTAG
- a CDS encoding TIGR00730 family Rossman fold protein, translating into MNICVFCSAADLSEAYTTPAREFAELIGKGGHALVWGGSDTGLMKVMADGVQENGGRLIGISVEFLAHKARAGADEMVITADLAERKAALLARADAIVVMVGGTGTLDEATEILELRKHGLNTKPVVILNTNGFYDGLKQQFQRMEEENFLPVPLTDLAFFAEDGVGALAYLEEQAGIQAA; encoded by the coding sequence ATGAACATTTGCGTCTTCTGCTCCGCCGCCGACCTGTCCGAGGCCTACACCACCCCCGCCCGGGAGTTCGCCGAGCTGATCGGCAAGGGCGGTCACGCGCTGGTCTGGGGCGGCTCGGACACCGGCCTGATGAAGGTCATGGCCGACGGCGTGCAGGAGAACGGCGGCCGGCTCATCGGCATCTCGGTGGAGTTCCTGGCCCACAAGGCGCGCGCGGGCGCCGACGAGATGGTGATCACCGCGGACCTCGCGGAGCGCAAGGCGGCGCTGCTCGCCCGCGCCGACGCGATCGTCGTGATGGTCGGCGGCACCGGCACGCTGGACGAGGCCACCGAGATCCTGGAGCTGCGGAAGCACGGCCTGAACACCAAGCCCGTGGTGATCCTGAACACCAACGGCTTCTACGACGGCCTCAAGCAGCAGTTCCAGCGTATGGAGGAGGAGAACTTCCTCCCGGTGCCGCTCACCGATCTGGCCTTCTTCGCGGAGGACGGCGTGGGCGCGCTGGCCTACCTGGAGGAGCAGGCGGGTATCCAGGCCGCCTGA